In a single window of the Nicotiana tomentosiformis chromosome 8, ASM39032v3, whole genome shotgun sequence genome:
- the LOC104088846 gene encoding aspartyl protease family protein At5g10770-like, giving the protein MTSKIQNLYNNHRMKGVVAKTNLLLEMEHSLMSTGSYFLLFSSSAFLLILLSFSVEKSHALETRETIESHFHTLQLSSLLPSSSCNPATKGKRRGASLEVVNRQGPCTLLNQKGAKAPTLTEILAHDQARVDSIQARITDQSYDLFKKKDKKSSNKKKSVKDSKANLPAQSGLPLGTGNYIVNVGLGTPKKDLSLIFDTGSDLTWTQCQPCVKSCYAQQQPIFDPSTSKTYSNISCTSAACSSLKSATGNSPGCSSSNCVYGIQYGDSSFTIGFFAKDKLTLTQNDVFDGFMFGCGQNNKGLFGKTAGLIGLGRDPLSIVQQTAQKFGKYFSYCLPTSRGSNGHLTFGNGNGVKASKAVKNGITFTPFASSQGTAYYFIDVLGISVGGKALSISPMLFQNAGTIIDSGTVITRLPSTAYGSLKSAFKQFMSKYPTAPALSLLDTCYDLSNYTSISIPKISFNFNGNANVELDPNGILITNGASQVCLAFAGNGDDDSIGIFGNIQQQTLEVVYDVAGGQLGFGYKGCS; this is encoded by the exons ATGACGAGTAAGATCCAAAATCTATATAATAACCATAGGATGAAAGGAGTTGTTGCCAAAACCAATTTATTGTTAGAGATGGAACATTCACTAATGTCCACTGGAAGTTACTTTTTGCTCTTCTCTTCTTCTGCGTTTCTTCTCATTTTGCTTTCATTCTCTGTGGAGAAAAGCCATGCTTTGGAAACAAGAGAAACCATTGAATCCCATTTCCACACTCTCCAACTCAGCTCTCTGCTTCCTTCCTCTTCTTGTAACCCTGCAACCAAAG GTAAAAGAAGAGGGGCATCATTGGAGGTCGTCAACAGGCAAGGCCCGTGTACCTTACTCAACCAAAAGGGAGCAAAAGCCCCAACTCTGACCGAAATCTTAGCCCACGATCAAGCCCGAGTGGACTCAATCCAAGCCCGCATCACAGACCAAAGCTACGACCTCTtcaagaaaaaagacaaaaaatctTCCAACAAGAAGAAGAGCGTAAAAGACTCAAAAGCCAATCTCCCTGCACAATCCGGCCTTCCTCTCGGTACCGGAAACTACATCGTCAACGTCGGACTTGGAACTCCAAAAAAAGACCTTTCCCTCATTTTTGACACTGGTAGTGACCTCACttggactcaatgccaaccttgtGTCAAATCCTGCTATGCTCAACAGCAACCAATTTTCGACCCATCAACTTCAAAAACATATTCCAACATTTCGTGCACTTCCGCTGCTTGTTCTAGTCTCAAATCAGCTACTGGAAACAGCCCAGGTTGTTCTTCCTCTAATTGCGTTTACGGGATTCAGTACGGTGATTCCTCATTCACAATTGGGTTTTTTGCTAAGGATAAATTAACCTTAACACAAAATGATGTGTTTGATGGGTTCATGTTCGGTTGTGGGCAAAACAACAAGGGATTATTCGGAAAAACTGCTGGATTAATCGGTTTAGGCCGCGATCCACTCTCCATTGTTCAACAAACAGCTCAGAAATTCGGAAAATACTTCTCTTACTGCCTTCCCACTTCCCGAGGGTCAAATGGTCATTTAACATTCGGCAACGGTAACGGGGTAAAAGCTTCAAAAGCAGTAAAAAACGGCATCACGTTCACGCCGTTTGCTTCGTCACAAGGGACGGCATATTACTTCATTGACGTACTCGGTATTTCCGTCGGTGGAAAAGCTTTATCGATAAGTCCGATGTTGTTCCAGAACGCCGGAACGATTATAGATTCCGGTACGGTGATTACACGGTTGCCGTCGACGGCGTACGGCAGTCTGAAGTCAGCTTTCAAGCAGTTCATGTCGAAATATCCCACGGCGCCGGCTCTTTCTTTGCTGGACACTTgctatgatttaagcaattataCTTCCATTAGTATTCCGAAGATCAGCTTCAACTTCAACGGCAATGCGAATGTGGAATTGGACCCGAATGGTATTCTTATAACAAACGGTGCATCTCAGGTTTGTTTGGCTTTTGCTGGAAATGGAGATGATGATAGTATTGGGATTTTTGGGAATATACAACAACAGACATTGGAGGTAGTATATGATGTTGCTGGTGGGCAATTAGGGTTTGGTTATAAGGGATGTTCTTAA
- the LOC104118058 gene encoding syntaxin-61 codes for MSSAQDPFYIVKEEIQESIDKLLSTFHQWEQTPANSGEQVHLTKELLAACESIEWQVDELDKTIAVAAKDPSWYGINESELDRRRRWTSNARAQVGSVKKSIVTGKESYGTSTSNLNGMRRELLRLPDSDQKERSNAYSARDNDDFISSESDRQLLLMRQQDEELDELSASVVRIGDVGLTIHDELLQQDKIINELGTEMESTSNRLEFVQKKVAMVMKKASVKGQMMMICFLIVLFIVLFVLVFLT; via the exons ATGTCTTCAGCTCAAGATCCCTTTTATATTGTCAAGGAGGAAATTCAAGAATCT ATTGACAAGCTCTTGTCCACGTTTCATCAATGGGAGCAAACTCCTGCAAATAGTGGTGAGCAAGTACATCTTACAAAGGAACTTCTTGCTGCATGTGAGAGCATTGAGTGGCAG GTGGATGAATTGGACAAAACAATCGCTGTTGCAGCAAAAGATCCCTCTTGGTATGGTATTAATGAAAGTGAGCTTGATAGAAGAAGAAGATGGACCAGCAATGCCCGAGCTCAA GTGGGAAGCGTGAAGAAGTCAATAGTAACTGGAAAGGAGTCTTATGGGACAAGTACATCTAATCTCAATGGGATGCGGCGAGAACTGTTGAGACTGCCAGATTCTGATCAGAAAGAGAGATCCAATGCATACTCTGCCCGAGATAATGATGATTTCATATCATCAGAATCAGATAGGCAATTACTTCTTATGAG GCAACAGGATGAAGAGCTAGACGAGCTTAGTGCTAGCGTAGTTAGAATCGGAGATGTTGGGCTCACCATACATGATGAACTTCTTCAACAG GACAAGATCATTAATGAATTGGGCACGGAGATGGAAAGTACATCTAATCGTCTTGAATTCGTTCAG AAAAAGGTAGCCATGGTAATGAAGAAGGCCAGCGTCAAGGGACAGATGATGATGATTTGTTTTCTGATAGTTTTATTTATTGTTCTTTTCGTTCTAGTTTTCTTGACCTAG